In Humulus lupulus chromosome 6, drHumLupu1.1, whole genome shotgun sequence, a single genomic region encodes these proteins:
- the LOC133783064 gene encoding protein SUPPRESSOR OF MAX2 1 isoform X2, with amino-acid sequence MRAGLSTIQQTLTPEAASVLNHSIAEAGRRNHGQTTPLHVAATLLASPSGYLRQACIKSHPNSSHPLQCRALELCFSVALERLPTAQNMSPGMEPPISNALMAALKRAQAHQRRGCPEQQQQPLLAVKVELEQLIISILDDPSVSRVMREASFSSPAVKATIEQSLNSSAAAAVTANSAPIGLGFRPGVTATAPPSRNLYLNPRLQQQQQGSAAQSAQQRGEEVKRVLDILVRTKKRNPVLVGDSEPEAVMKELLKRIENRELGEGSLQNVQIIHLEKELSPDRTQILGKIKELRGLVESRIAKSNGGGVILNLGDLKWLVEQPPVSLAGGVPTSGAVQQQQIVSEAGRDAVAEMGKLLAMFGDNGGPGRLWLIGTATCETYLRCQVYHTSMENDWDLQAVPIASRAPVPGLFPRLGTNGILSSSVESLSPLKNFPTTKLGPPRRLSENMDPSRRGGSCCPQCNSNYEQELSKLIAKESERSSSSEIKSEANTTRPVLPQWLQNAKTSDQTQTKNQELVLKQKTQELQKKWNDTCLHLHPSFHHHHHQALGSERLAQMTPTLVSSLSMTSLYNQNLIGRQPFQPKLQMNKSLGETLQLNTNPVVLSSQQSQEKTVLPPGSPVRTDLVLGQTKVNGVTTEQTHKERINDFLGCISSEQENKFVDIPRDDKVACKLDADSFKRLSKSLAEKVWWQPEAAVSVAATMTECKLGNGKRRGAGSKGDMWLLFIGLDRVGKKKMASAVSELVSGSSPVMISLGSRRRDGESEMSFRGKTVVDRIAEAVRRNPLSVIVLEDINEADMLVRGSIKRALERGRMTDSHGREISLGNVIFILTAEWLPENLKYLSNGESINEEKLAGIAKKAWKLRLSASVRTSKRRAHWLDDDRRPTKPRMETNSMAFDLNEMAAGDADDDKADGSHNSSDLTIDHEDNECGLIINNNRRPSLVGGASSMPRELLEAVDDTIVFKSADPHAMRSGITNSIAKRFSAVVGDGFSLEVDEDATEKILSGVWTGRTSLEEWTEKVLVPSFDELKSTLSGSTTDESMVVRLEAECESDHGGVGGDGRENWLPIGVKVVVAADA; translated from the exons ATGAGAGCCGGATTGAGTACGATCCAACAGACACTAACGCCGGAGGCGGCGAGCGTTTTGAACCACTCGATCGCGGAGGCGGGTCGTCGAAATCATGGCCAAACGACGCCGCTTCATGTGGCGGCGACGCTACTCGCTTCGCCTTCTGGTTATCTCAGGCAAGCATGTATAAAGTCACACCCTAATTCATCGCACCCACTTCAGTGCCGGGCTTTGGAGCTATGTTTCAGCGTGGCTCTGGAGAGACTTCCCACGGCCCAAAACATGAGCCCCGGGATGGAACCACCAATCTCCAATGCGCTCATGGCGGCGCTTAAGCGCGCCCAGGCTCATCAGCGCCGTGGTTGCCCGGAACAGCAGCAGCAGCCCTTGCTCGCCGTTAAAGTTGAGCTTGAACAGCTCATCATATCGATACTCGATGACCCAAGTGTCAGTAGAGTTATGCGTGAGGCTAGCTTCTCTAGCCCCGCCGTGAAGGCCACCATAGAACAGTCTTTGAATTCTTCAGCTGCTGCCGCCGTGACTGCTaattcggccccaattggattgGGATTCCGTCCCGGTGTGACTGCCACGGCACCACCAAGTCGGAACTTGTACTTGAATCCTCGtttgcagcagcagcagcaggggagcgccgcccAATCTGCGCAGCAGAGAGGGGAGGAGGTAAAACGGGTTTTGGATATACTTGTCCGGACCAAAAAGCGCAACCCGGTTCTGGTCGGTGATTCTGAGCCAGAGGCGGTGATGAAGGAGCTCCTTAAGCGTATTGAGAACAGAGAATTGGGCGAAGGGTCCCTCCAAAATGTTCAAATTATTCATTTGGAGAAGGAACTTTCCCCTGATAGGACTCAAATACTTGGGAAAATCAAAGAGTTAAGGGGTTTGGTAGAATCCCGGATCGCCAAATCCAATGGCGGAGGGGTAATTCTTAACTTGGGTGACTTGAAATGGCTGGTGGAGCAGCCTCCGGTGAGCTTGGCAGGAGGTGTACCGACCTCTGGGGCGGTGCAGCAACAACAGATTGTGTCCGAGGCAGGGCGTGACGCCGTGGCTGAGATGGGGAAGCTTTTGGCTATGTTCGGAGATAACGGCGGCCCCGGACGGCTTTGGCTGATCGGAACCGCTACTTGTGAGACTTATTTGAGGTGTCAAGTGTATCATACTTCAATGGAGAATGATTGGGATCTACAGGCTGTGCCAATTGCTTCCAGAGCTCCTGTTCCGGGATTGTTCCCCAG GCTTGGGACCAATGGAATTCTCAGTAGCTCAGTCGAATCTTTGTCCCCTTTGAAAAACTTTCCAACAACAAAGCTTGGTCCACCTCGGCGTTTGTCTGAAAATATGGATCCATCTCGAAGAGGAGGAAGCTGTTGCCCCCAATGCAATTCAAATTACGAACAAGAGTTGTCCAAACTTATTGCCAAGGAATCGGAGAGATCGTCGTCCTCCGAGATCAAATCGGAAGCAAACACCACACGGCCGGTGCTTCCTCAATGGCTGCAGAATGCTAAAACATCGGATCAAACACAG ACAAAGAACCAAGAATTAGTCTTGAAGCAAAAGACTCAGGAGTTGCAAAAGAAATGGAACGACACATGCTTGCATCTTCATCCTAGTTtccatcaccatcatcatcaagCCCTTGGCTCCGAGAGATTGGCGCAGATGACGCCTACGCTGGTGTCGTCTCTTTCGATGACCAGCTTGTACAATCAGAACTTGATCGGGCGCCAACCTTTCCAACCTAAGCTACAAATGAACAAAAGCTTAGGTGAAACTTTGCAATTGAATACAAACCCAGTTGTGCTTTCAAGCCAACAGTCACAAGAGAAAACAGTTTTGCCACCAGGAAGCCCTGTTAGGACTGATTTGGTTCTTGGTCAAACAAAAGTCAACGGTGTCACAACAGAGCAAACTCATAAAGAGAGGATCAATGATTTTCTTGGGTGCATTTCTTCCGAACAAGAGAACAAGTTCGTTGATATCCCAAGAGATGACAAGGTTGCTTGTAAATTAGATGCAGACTCCTTCAAAAGACTCTCAAAGAGTTTGGCGGAGAAGGTCTGGTGGCAGCCCGAGGCGGCGGTCAGTGTGGCGGCTACTATGACGGAATGCAAGTTGGGCAACGGTAAGCGCCGTGGTGCAGGGTCGAAAGGTGACATGTGGCTGCTTTTCATTGGGCTAGACAGGGTCGGGAAGAAGAAGATGGCGTCTGCTGTTTCGGAACTGGTTTCTGGATCAAGTCCCGTGATGATCAGCCTCGGTTCGAGGCGGAGAGATGGGGAGTCTGAGATGAGTTTCAGAGGTAAAACAGTGGTGGATAGAATTGCTGAGGCGGTTCGGAGGAACCCCTTATCGGTGATCGTTTTGGAAGACATTAACGAAGCTGATATGCTTGTTCGAGGGAGCATTAAGCGGGCGTTGGAGAGAGGCCGTATGACTGATTCTCACGGTCGTGAAATCAGTCTTGGAAATGTTATCTTTATCCTCACGGCAGAATGGTTACCGGAGAATCTCAAGTACTTGTCCAATGGCGAGTCCATAAACGAAGAAAAACTCGCCGGGATAGCAAAAAAGGCATGGAAGCTGAGACTTTCAGCCTCTGTAAGGACCTCAAAACGACGAGCTCATTGGCTCGACGACGATCGAAGACCGACGAAGCCAAGGATGGAGACGAACTCAATGGCGTTTGATCTCAACGAGATGGCAGCCGGCGATGCCGATGATGATAAAGCAGACGGGTCGCATAATTCAAGCGATTTAACGATCGATCACGAAGATAATGAATGTGGcctcatcatcaacaacaacagAAGACCGTCATTGGTCGGCGGAGCCTCGTCGATGCCACGGGAATTACTCGAAGCAGTAGACGACACCATTGTTTTCAAGTCTGCTGACCCGCACGCCATGCGCAGCGGCATCACCAACTCCATAGCCAAGCGATTTTCCGCCGTTGTCGGAGATGGGTTTTCGTTAGAAGTGGATGAAGACGCGACGGAGAAGATCTTGAGCGGTGTGTGGACTGGCCGGACGAGTTTAGAGGAATGGACTGAGAAAGTCCTTGTTCCGAGCTTCGACGAGCTGAAGTCAACCCTTTCCGGGTCAACAACGGACGAGTCGATGGTCGTTAGACTCGAAGCCGAATGCGAGTCCGACCACGGCGGAGTTGGCGGCGACGGGAGAGAAAATTGGCTTCCCATTGGCGTCAAAGTGGTGGTGGCTGCCGATGCCTGA
- the LOC133783064 gene encoding protein SUPPRESSOR OF MAX2 1 isoform X1, with product MRAGLSTIQQTLTPEAASVLNHSIAEAGRRNHGQTTPLHVAATLLASPSGYLRQACIKSHPNSSHPLQCRALELCFSVALERLPTAQNMSPGMEPPISNALMAALKRAQAHQRRGCPEQQQQPLLAVKVELEQLIISILDDPSVSRVMREASFSSPAVKATIEQSLNSSAAAAVTANSAPIGLGFRPGVTATAPPSRNLYLNPRLQQQQQGSAAQSAQQRGEEVKRVLDILVRTKKRNPVLVGDSEPEAVMKELLKRIENRELGEGSLQNVQIIHLEKELSPDRTQILGKIKELRGLVESRIAKSNGGGVILNLGDLKWLVEQPPVSLAGGVPTSGAVQQQQIVSEAGRDAVAEMGKLLAMFGDNGGPGRLWLIGTATCETYLRCQVYHTSMENDWDLQAVPIASRAPVPGLFPSRLGTNGILSSSVESLSPLKNFPTTKLGPPRRLSENMDPSRRGGSCCPQCNSNYEQELSKLIAKESERSSSSEIKSEANTTRPVLPQWLQNAKTSDQTQTKNQELVLKQKTQELQKKWNDTCLHLHPSFHHHHHQALGSERLAQMTPTLVSSLSMTSLYNQNLIGRQPFQPKLQMNKSLGETLQLNTNPVVLSSQQSQEKTVLPPGSPVRTDLVLGQTKVNGVTTEQTHKERINDFLGCISSEQENKFVDIPRDDKVACKLDADSFKRLSKSLAEKVWWQPEAAVSVAATMTECKLGNGKRRGAGSKGDMWLLFIGLDRVGKKKMASAVSELVSGSSPVMISLGSRRRDGESEMSFRGKTVVDRIAEAVRRNPLSVIVLEDINEADMLVRGSIKRALERGRMTDSHGREISLGNVIFILTAEWLPENLKYLSNGESINEEKLAGIAKKAWKLRLSASVRTSKRRAHWLDDDRRPTKPRMETNSMAFDLNEMAAGDADDDKADGSHNSSDLTIDHEDNECGLIINNNRRPSLVGGASSMPRELLEAVDDTIVFKSADPHAMRSGITNSIAKRFSAVVGDGFSLEVDEDATEKILSGVWTGRTSLEEWTEKVLVPSFDELKSTLSGSTTDESMVVRLEAECESDHGGVGGDGRENWLPIGVKVVVAADA from the exons ATGAGAGCCGGATTGAGTACGATCCAACAGACACTAACGCCGGAGGCGGCGAGCGTTTTGAACCACTCGATCGCGGAGGCGGGTCGTCGAAATCATGGCCAAACGACGCCGCTTCATGTGGCGGCGACGCTACTCGCTTCGCCTTCTGGTTATCTCAGGCAAGCATGTATAAAGTCACACCCTAATTCATCGCACCCACTTCAGTGCCGGGCTTTGGAGCTATGTTTCAGCGTGGCTCTGGAGAGACTTCCCACGGCCCAAAACATGAGCCCCGGGATGGAACCACCAATCTCCAATGCGCTCATGGCGGCGCTTAAGCGCGCCCAGGCTCATCAGCGCCGTGGTTGCCCGGAACAGCAGCAGCAGCCCTTGCTCGCCGTTAAAGTTGAGCTTGAACAGCTCATCATATCGATACTCGATGACCCAAGTGTCAGTAGAGTTATGCGTGAGGCTAGCTTCTCTAGCCCCGCCGTGAAGGCCACCATAGAACAGTCTTTGAATTCTTCAGCTGCTGCCGCCGTGACTGCTaattcggccccaattggattgGGATTCCGTCCCGGTGTGACTGCCACGGCACCACCAAGTCGGAACTTGTACTTGAATCCTCGtttgcagcagcagcagcaggggagcgccgcccAATCTGCGCAGCAGAGAGGGGAGGAGGTAAAACGGGTTTTGGATATACTTGTCCGGACCAAAAAGCGCAACCCGGTTCTGGTCGGTGATTCTGAGCCAGAGGCGGTGATGAAGGAGCTCCTTAAGCGTATTGAGAACAGAGAATTGGGCGAAGGGTCCCTCCAAAATGTTCAAATTATTCATTTGGAGAAGGAACTTTCCCCTGATAGGACTCAAATACTTGGGAAAATCAAAGAGTTAAGGGGTTTGGTAGAATCCCGGATCGCCAAATCCAATGGCGGAGGGGTAATTCTTAACTTGGGTGACTTGAAATGGCTGGTGGAGCAGCCTCCGGTGAGCTTGGCAGGAGGTGTACCGACCTCTGGGGCGGTGCAGCAACAACAGATTGTGTCCGAGGCAGGGCGTGACGCCGTGGCTGAGATGGGGAAGCTTTTGGCTATGTTCGGAGATAACGGCGGCCCCGGACGGCTTTGGCTGATCGGAACCGCTACTTGTGAGACTTATTTGAGGTGTCAAGTGTATCATACTTCAATGGAGAATGATTGGGATCTACAGGCTGTGCCAATTGCTTCCAGAGCTCCTGTTCCGGGATTGTTCCCCAG CAGGCTTGGGACCAATGGAATTCTCAGTAGCTCAGTCGAATCTTTGTCCCCTTTGAAAAACTTTCCAACAACAAAGCTTGGTCCACCTCGGCGTTTGTCTGAAAATATGGATCCATCTCGAAGAGGAGGAAGCTGTTGCCCCCAATGCAATTCAAATTACGAACAAGAGTTGTCCAAACTTATTGCCAAGGAATCGGAGAGATCGTCGTCCTCCGAGATCAAATCGGAAGCAAACACCACACGGCCGGTGCTTCCTCAATGGCTGCAGAATGCTAAAACATCGGATCAAACACAG ACAAAGAACCAAGAATTAGTCTTGAAGCAAAAGACTCAGGAGTTGCAAAAGAAATGGAACGACACATGCTTGCATCTTCATCCTAGTTtccatcaccatcatcatcaagCCCTTGGCTCCGAGAGATTGGCGCAGATGACGCCTACGCTGGTGTCGTCTCTTTCGATGACCAGCTTGTACAATCAGAACTTGATCGGGCGCCAACCTTTCCAACCTAAGCTACAAATGAACAAAAGCTTAGGTGAAACTTTGCAATTGAATACAAACCCAGTTGTGCTTTCAAGCCAACAGTCACAAGAGAAAACAGTTTTGCCACCAGGAAGCCCTGTTAGGACTGATTTGGTTCTTGGTCAAACAAAAGTCAACGGTGTCACAACAGAGCAAACTCATAAAGAGAGGATCAATGATTTTCTTGGGTGCATTTCTTCCGAACAAGAGAACAAGTTCGTTGATATCCCAAGAGATGACAAGGTTGCTTGTAAATTAGATGCAGACTCCTTCAAAAGACTCTCAAAGAGTTTGGCGGAGAAGGTCTGGTGGCAGCCCGAGGCGGCGGTCAGTGTGGCGGCTACTATGACGGAATGCAAGTTGGGCAACGGTAAGCGCCGTGGTGCAGGGTCGAAAGGTGACATGTGGCTGCTTTTCATTGGGCTAGACAGGGTCGGGAAGAAGAAGATGGCGTCTGCTGTTTCGGAACTGGTTTCTGGATCAAGTCCCGTGATGATCAGCCTCGGTTCGAGGCGGAGAGATGGGGAGTCTGAGATGAGTTTCAGAGGTAAAACAGTGGTGGATAGAATTGCTGAGGCGGTTCGGAGGAACCCCTTATCGGTGATCGTTTTGGAAGACATTAACGAAGCTGATATGCTTGTTCGAGGGAGCATTAAGCGGGCGTTGGAGAGAGGCCGTATGACTGATTCTCACGGTCGTGAAATCAGTCTTGGAAATGTTATCTTTATCCTCACGGCAGAATGGTTACCGGAGAATCTCAAGTACTTGTCCAATGGCGAGTCCATAAACGAAGAAAAACTCGCCGGGATAGCAAAAAAGGCATGGAAGCTGAGACTTTCAGCCTCTGTAAGGACCTCAAAACGACGAGCTCATTGGCTCGACGACGATCGAAGACCGACGAAGCCAAGGATGGAGACGAACTCAATGGCGTTTGATCTCAACGAGATGGCAGCCGGCGATGCCGATGATGATAAAGCAGACGGGTCGCATAATTCAAGCGATTTAACGATCGATCACGAAGATAATGAATGTGGcctcatcatcaacaacaacagAAGACCGTCATTGGTCGGCGGAGCCTCGTCGATGCCACGGGAATTACTCGAAGCAGTAGACGACACCATTGTTTTCAAGTCTGCTGACCCGCACGCCATGCGCAGCGGCATCACCAACTCCATAGCCAAGCGATTTTCCGCCGTTGTCGGAGATGGGTTTTCGTTAGAAGTGGATGAAGACGCGACGGAGAAGATCTTGAGCGGTGTGTGGACTGGCCGGACGAGTTTAGAGGAATGGACTGAGAAAGTCCTTGTTCCGAGCTTCGACGAGCTGAAGTCAACCCTTTCCGGGTCAACAACGGACGAGTCGATGGTCGTTAGACTCGAAGCCGAATGCGAGTCCGACCACGGCGGAGTTGGCGGCGACGGGAGAGAAAATTGGCTTCCCATTGGCGTCAAAGTGGTGGTGGCTGCCGATGCCTGA